DNA sequence from the Sulfurimonas sediminis genome:
TTTCGAATTAAACGAAGAAGATGTAGCAGCTATAACAAAAGAGATCCGTGAAAACCATATGGTTGAGGGTGATTTGCGTAAAAAAGTTGCTATGGATATTAAAGCACTTATGGATTTAGGTTCATACAGAGGGCTTCGTCACCGTCGTGGTCTTCCATGCCGTGGTCAAAAAACTAAGACAAATGCGCGTACTCGTAAGGGTAAACGTAAAACTGTCGGCGCAGCGTAAGGAATTATAGTATGGCAAAAAGAAAAGCTGTTAGAAAAAAAGTAATAAAAAAGAATATATCACGTGGTATCATTCATATTGCGGCATCAT
Encoded proteins:
- the rpsM gene encoding 30S ribosomal protein S13; this translates as MARIAGVDLPKKKRIEYALTYVYGIGLHTARQILDATGIDYNKRVFELNEEDVAAITKEIRENHMVEGDLRKKVAMDIKALMDLGSYRGLRHRRGLPCRGQKTKTNARTRKGKRKTVGAA